A genomic region of Cydia strobilella chromosome 12, ilCydStro3.1, whole genome shotgun sequence contains the following coding sequences:
- the LOC134746062 gene encoding uncharacterized protein LOC134746062: protein MSSEPENGMSRTLSALGGGDACGARWTLAALLLAPLAAANSSYCAVPAVLMLAAFITVATITCRDLKKLANILPPARTCRGRRERNLRSFADFMATWMCFLSHLVAVAICARILSATADHVTSGRTRRWLFGYETRALGEPWPDVLGVTVVMVVCAMFMCGLEESMMFTFMLLILLYTFSQFFAIFGLINLDIANINMPIPMTIYELFAAGSPISYAFCVSTQKKDNGSLKKTLILMVGLPAIILSGLCFLYTNMLKGNSIDAALPITTLLEARAPSWVCPLLAAVTVAGISLALTELCPILFSILVDLASPEWKVLTRSMTYESQTTGSPVLAVFTAGSLAAILAFACPLSHMITLMNASHLLGISVQAFHFMIMRCVPTAEQREAGDIEYKRLDRGDTRAKIAGKKSKRGLWFIPSALRHTKTLESIKSKVTAKETEERECLLLDEYGSGVADDAEPMTSCSSEQRIAPTAIDEVPSDVEVEVSEADLSSGDDSTDIDAVVKEYRDTIQVVTSLPEASAPIPPCVRGARWSAVGATVQVIAAALIAVAFCNEHIRLPMFAAGIPVWICGAFICAWQPAHPLGMRKAQGLQAPLALLPALLFLTPLLVDSWPAIVLFAGAGVVIYARCERWCGDLAVQQARSAVERRKLHAVSADVPLAAHLAHIDTVFITR from the exons CCTGCTGTTTTGATGCTTGCCGCCTTTATTACAGTGGCCA CTATCACATGTAGAGACTTGAAGAAACTAGCCAACATCCTACCACCGGCAAGAACCTGCCGTGGCCGTCGCGAGCGCAACCTGCGCTCCTTCGCCGACTTCATGGCAACGTGGATGTGTTTCCTCTCACACCTAGTCGCAGTCGCCATCTGCGCTCGAATCCTCAGCGCGACGGCGGATCACGTGACGAGCGGCCGGACGAGGCGATGGCTGTTTGGATATGAAACCAGAGCGCTCGGAGAGCCTTGGCCTGATGTGCTTGGGGTTACTGTGGTCATGGTTGTCTGCGCCATGTTCATGTGTGGATTGGAG GAAAGTATGATGTTCACGTTTATGCTGTTGATTCTGCTGTACACATTCAGTCAATTCTTTGCTATCTTTGGACTAATAAATTTGGATATTGCAAATATAAACATGCCTATACCAATGACTATTTACGAG CTTTTTGCCGCTGGATCGCCTATCTCATACGCTTTTTGTGTATCGACGCAAAAGAAAGATAACGGCAGTTTAAAGAAGACTCTGATTCTGATGGTTGGATTGCCTGCGATTATTTTGTCTGGCTTGTGCTTTTTGTATACAAACATGTTAAAAGG GAATAGTATAGACGCAGCATTACCAATAACCACTCTACTAGAAGCCAGAGCACCCTCGTGGGTGTGTCCCCTGTTAGCCGCAGTCACCGTAGCTGGGATCAGTCTAGCCCTGACCGAGCTGTGTCCCATACTCTTCTCTATCCTGGTGGATTTGGCGTCTCCTGAATGGAAGGTGCTTACCAGATCTATGACATACGAAAGTCAAACAACGGGCAGTCCGGTGTTAGCTGTGTTCACTGCTG GTAGTCTAGCAGCAATTCTAGCGTTCGCCTGTCCACTTTCCCACATGATCACCCTAATGAATGCAAGCCACTTACTCGGAATTTCGGTACAGGCTTTCCACTTTATGATAATGCGCTGTGTACCGACTGCCGAACAAAGAGAAGCCGGAG ATATTGAGTATAAACGTCTAGATCGAGGAGACACACGAGCTAAGATAGCAGGCAAGAAATCAAAAAGGGGGCTTTGGTTCATCCCTTCTGCTTTACGGCACACAAAAACCTTAGAGAGCATTAAATCTAAAGTAACCGCGAAAG AAACTGAAGAGCGGGAATGTCTTCTACTGGACGAATATGGCAGCGGTGTAGCCGACGATGCTGAGCCAATGACCAGTTGCAGCAGTGAACAGCGGATCGCGCCAACTGCTATTGACGAAGTACCGTCGGACGTCGAAGTCGAAGTTAGCGAAGCGGACCTTTCGTCAGGCGATGACTCCACTGATATCGACGCTGTTGTTAAGGAGTATAGGGATACGATACAA GTAGTGACTTCTCTCCCCGAGGCAAGCGCTCCCATCCCTCCATGCGTGCGCGGGGCTAGATGGTCGGCAGTGGGCGCCACAGTGCAAGTGATAGCTGCTGCCTTGATAGCCGTGGCCTTCTGCAATGAACATATTCGATTGCCGATGTTCGCTGCTGGCATACCAG TCTGGATCTGCGGCGCCTTCATATGCGCCTGGCAACCAGCCCACCCCCTGGGCATGCGTAAGGCTCAGGGGCTGCAAGCGCCATTGGCTCTTCTGCCAGCTCTACTGTTCCTCACGCCTCTACTGGTTGACTCCTGGCCTGCTATCGTGCTGTTCGCTGGCGCTG GTGTCGTGATCTACGCTCGCTGCGAGCGCTGGTGTGGTGATCTAGCCGTCCAGCAAGCCCGCAGCGCAGTTGAACGACGGAAGCTTCACGCTGTGTCAGCTGACGTCCCTCTGGCCGCCCATCTCGCTCACATCGACACCGTGTTTATAACCAG ATGA